In Glandiceps talaboti chromosome 16, keGlaTala1.1, whole genome shotgun sequence, a single window of DNA contains:
- the LOC144447234 gene encoding transient receptor potential cation channel subfamily M member 2-like, whose product MEVPMEPLAVKALSRHVGRSKYNPSLFRRTVQKVFAMSKFQKRECICFIQDKKSRGQDPICGCGRSQTKHAKILKEEETWNRDLHTQTSKTDAYGEIEFPGYSKRPARYIRLDYKTKANEIVDLLVGQWNLTLPSLLISVTGGAKDFTMTSKLKQVLRRGLTQVALSTNVWIITGGTHTGIMKHVGETVRDYTMGSRSTEESSIVTIGIAPWGIVHHRNTSLINKDDTNRARDLKPVHYKVDDPEGNEASLDPNHTHFILVDDGTEYKFETEISLRSAIEEAISKKHVGVDGEIKIPTVCLALEGGPGTIETVKSALSKKIPVVIVAGSGRAADVLAWAVKQATKHKKDGSFDQGLKERLMKALGNTDKSDSVKVCLEPENLALITIFDLDSKGSTIGFDLALLKAVLKKSQIQPNLKKTNELHLAVAWNRIDIASELLFSDSKKWNKLDMLGKPLQIALTNGQKEFVKLFLENGVCLQEFLQSEILCCLYNQKKSGQLLLRVLSKLGILQKDQERKVKLPHVTLLLRNLMYANYELPPEYDLKDKADTEHRSILHRQLFDCIGNQNQEISDFVNPRRELIYWSVLLNHHDLVNLFLEDCEDAIGAALVAARISNKMAEWENDVDNKEDMLNRAKAYETFASNVLTECYNCDEKHALLLLVRRLDSWGKCTCLRLAFQARCMNFISNTAVQELLDIIWYGRLDGDRTSFWKLFCCLACPLLACCLLKYREQSDDNSAEIMKTFKSKDNDNTREERQGDGNQCSDDEEQSNTDESDEVRSIGVLVTNKILTPTQKFKYFLGAPVVKFYYSMFYSVLLLGLFSYIALTHHDKMFSAPEILLMVWITTLVFEEIRQIVNTEAKTTCAKLKYWCRDKWNILDLISLVIFYVGLIVRMLPFSGMVRTSRCIWAVDVLFFYIRFLQFFSVHREIGPKLIMIGKMMVDLIFFVGIVFVIMLGYGISVQAILYPLETRPSVVIPGIFYKSYFQVYGELFLDEIEGDNDCSRNETIIMQGAARCPEYNSLVLLLLALYMILSNVLLLNLLIAMFSYTFAAVHENTDIFWKFQRCGLIIEFHDRPTLCAPFIIFYHVWICLVRCWDNKPRKIRLVQKLTSGQQMTLSRFERTNVEKYFRKKEELAADNINEKVKDACEKLDTIVDYIERNKYSSESEEDDMGDNLQQRSSSPPNRTMTSRISLEEKIDELLKAFRDGKVA is encoded by the exons ATGGAGGTACCAATGGAACCCCTCGCTGTCAAGGCATTATCTCGACATGTTGGAAGATCTAAGTACAATCCAAGCCTTTTCAGACGTACAGTTCAAAAAGTGTTTGCG ATGTCTAAATTTCAAAAACGAGAATGCATATGCTTTATACAAGACAAAAAATCGAG GGGTCAAGATCCAATTTGCGGATGTGGAAGAAGCCAGACCAAGCACGCAAAAATACTGAAGGAAGAGGAAACATGGAATCGTgatttacacacacaaacatctaAAACAGATGCATATGGAGAAATTGAATTTCCTGGTTATAGTAAAAGACCTGCTagg TACATCAGATTGGATTACAAGACCAAAGCCAACGAGATTGTGGATTTACTAGTTGGACAATGGAATTTGACATTGCCAAGTCTGTTGATATCTGTCACTGGTGGTGCCAAAGACTTTACTATGACCAGTAAACTGAAACAGGTTTTACGTCGTGGTTTGACACAAGTTGCACTGAGCACAA ATGTGTGGATTATAACTGGTGGTACACATACTGGTATTATGAAACATGTAGGGGAAACAGTACGTGATTATACGATGGGTAGTCGGTCAACGGAGGAATCAAGTATTGTCACTATCGGTATTGCTCCGTGGGGTATTGTACATCACCGAAATACATCACTTATCAACAAGGATGACACT AACCGTGCACGTGACTTGAAACCGGTGCACTACAAAGTTGATGACCCAGAAGGAAACGAAGCGTCCCTCGACCcaaaccatacacattttatACTGGTAGATGATGGTACCGaatacaaatttgaaacagAAATATCTTTACGTAGTGCAATAGAGGAGGCAATATCTAAGAAACATGTGGGAGTTG ATGGTGAAATCAAAATACCCACAGTATGTCTGGCGCTAGAAGGTGGGCCAGGAACGATTGAAACTGTTAAATCAGCTTTATCAAAAAAGATACCAGTTGTCATCGTCGCGGGGTCAGGGCGTGCAGCTGATGTACTCGCATGGGCAGTAAAACAGGCAACCAAGCACAAAAAGGATGGAAGTTTTGATCA AGGACTGAAAGAACGGCTGATGAAAGCTTTGGGAAATACTGACAAGAGTGACTCTGTGAAAGTTTGCTTGGAACCAGAGAACCTAGCTCTCATAACGATATTTGACTTGGACTCAAAGGGATCAACAATAGGTTTCGATTTGGCGTTATTGAAAGCAGTATTGAAGAAAAGTCAAATCCAACCTAATTTGAAGA AAACCAACGAGTTGCACTTAGCAGTAGCCTGGAACAGAATTGACATTGCGTCAGAGTTATTGTTTTCGGATTCGAAGAAATGGAACAAG CTGGATATGTTAGGTAAACCTTTACAAATTGCTCTTACAAACGGCCAAAAGGAATTCGTAAAGTTATTTCTTGAAAATGGAGTCTGTCTACAGGAATTTCTCCAAAGTGAAATACTTTGCTGTCTGTATAACCAG AAAAAGTCTGGTCAATTATTGCTTAGAGTGTTGAGTAAACTTGGTATATTACAAAAAGACCAGGAAAGG AAAGTTAAACTGCCTCACGTGACGCTTTTACTAAGGAATTTAATGTATGCCAACTACGAACTACCTCCAGAGTATGATCTTAAAGACAAGGCAGACACAGAACACCGGTCTATATTGCATCGTCAGCTATTTGACTGTATTGGTAATCAGAACCAAG AAATCTCGGATTTTGTTAATCCACGCCGAGAGTTGATTTATTGGTCAGTGTTGTTAAATCATCATGACTTAGTTAATCTCTTCCTTGAGGATTGTGAGGATGCTATTGGTGCTGCATTGGTAGCTGCTAGAATATCAAACAAGATGGCGGAATGGGAAAACGATGTGGACAATAAGGAAGACATGCTGAACAGAGCAAA AGCGTACGAAACCTTTGCAAGCAATGTTCTAACTGAATGTTATAATTGTGATGAAAAACATGCTTTATTGCTCCTTGTTCGACGTTTGGATTCCTGGGGAAAATGCACATGTTTACGACTAGCGTTTCAAGCTCGATGCATGAATTTTATATCAAACACAGCCGTACAGGAATTACTTGATATAATATGGTATGGAAGGCTTGATGGTGACCGAACGTCGTTTTGGAAG CTCTTCTGTTGTTTGGCATGCCCTCTACTGGCCTGTTGTCTTCTAAAGTATAGAGAACAATCTGACGACAATTCTGCTGAAATAATGAAGACTTTTAAGTCAAAG GACAATGATAATACCAGAGAAGAAAGACAAGGTGACGGTAACCAATG CTCAGATGATGAGGAACAGTCGAATACTGACGAATCAGATGAAGTCAGAAGTATTGGCGTACTTGTTACAAACAAGATATTAACGCCAAcacaaaaattcaaatatttcttgGGTGCTCCAGTGGTCAAGTTCTACTACAGCATG TTCTATAGCGTCTTGCTTTTGGGTTTGTTCAGTTATATTGCGTTGACACACCATGATAAGATGTTTTCGGCACCAGAGATTTTATTAATGGTATGGATCACTACCCTCGTATTCGAAGAAATACGACAG ATTGTCAACACTGAAGCGAAAACAACATGTGCAAAGTTGAAATATTGGTGCCGTGATAAGTGGAATATCTTGGATCTGATCAGCCTAGTGATATTTTATGTTGGTCTCATTGTACGAATGCTGCCATTCAGTGGTATGGTCAGAACATCACGATGTATCTGGGCTGTAGATGTACTCTTCTTCTATATTCGATTTCTCCAGTTCTTCTCCGTTCATAGAGAAATTGGTCCAAAACTGATCATGATCGGGAAAATG ATGGTAGACTTAATATTCTTTGTCGGGATAGTGTTTGTGATAATGTTAGGATATGGTATCTCAGTACAAGCTATCCTATATCCACTTGAAACTCGACCATCCGTTGTGATACCTGGAATATTTTACAAATCATACTTTCAAGTCTATGGAGAACTGTTTCTTGACGAAATTGAAG GTGACAATGACTGTTCACGAAACGAAACGATAATTATGCAAGGCGCTGCTAGATGTCCGGAATACAATTCGTTGGTTCTACTTTTGTTGGCATTGTACATGATTTTATCCAATGTACTCTTATTAAACCTTCTCATTGCTATGTTCAG CTACACATTTGCAGCTGTTCATGaaaacactgacatattttGGAAGTTTCAACGGTGTGGATTGATTATAGAGTTCCATGATCGTCCAACTCTCTGTGCACCTTTCATAATCTTTTATCATGTGTGGATATGTCTTGTACGTTGCTGGGACAATAAGCCTCGTAAAATACGATTAG TCCAGAAGCTGACGTCTGGTCAACAAATGACGTTGAGTAGATTCGAGCGTACCAATGTTGAAAAATACTTCCGCAAAAAAGAAGAATTGGCAGCCGATAACATCAATGAAAAAGTCAAAGATGCGTGTGAAAA GTTAGACACAATAGTTGACTACATAGAGAGAAATAAATATTCTTCTGAAAGCGAAGAGGATGATATGGGTGATAATCTGCAACAACGTTCAAGTAGTCCTCCCAACAGAACGATGACTTCTAGAATTTCATTGGAGGAAAAG ATTGATGAGTTGCTGAAAGCATTCAGAGATGGCAAGGTTGCCTGA